CTTAAAGCGAAAGAGGCAGATCTTCTCAGAAGATATAATCTTCTTTCTCAAGAAGTAGCCGAACTGAAAAAGGAGATTGAGTATAGAAAACAGCTTGAAGCAAAGATAGCCGCATTAAAGGCAAAACTTAAGAAAGCCGAAAGCAAAGTTGAAAAACTAAGAAGAGCTTTTATGGCTTTGCCAAAAAGCTACAGAGTGGTTAAAGGAGATACTCTGTGGGGGATAGCTTCAAAGAGCTACATCTACAACGACCCATGGCAGTGGCCCTTAATTTACAAAGCAAACAGAGATCAAATTAAAAATCCACATCTTATCTATCCAAATCAGGTGTTTGCCATTCCAAGAAACATAACGGCAGAAAAAGTTATCGAAGCAAGAAAAGAAGCTTTGAGAACACCACCACCTCCAGGGGTTAAACCCAAGAAAGTTGGGCCTGTTAGAGCTGAAGATGTCCCATCAACAGCTACAGATTATTTTCTTTTTATGCACGAATAAAATTCAAGGGGGATTTCTTCCCCCTGTTCTATCTT
This sequence is a window from Desulfurobacterium atlanticum. Protein-coding genes within it:
- a CDS encoding LysM peptidoglycan-binding domain-containing protein, producing MRKLTGILTAFVIGASVSTSIAATSCPSNISNYTTCVAENTTKIENKAPMNVENEKVTANTYAELEEKYQKALEEYNKLKAQLEKEEQELAMLKAKEADLLRRYNLLSQEVAELKKEIEYRKQLEAKIAALKAKLKKAESKVEKLRRAFMALPKSYRVVKGDTLWGIASKSYIYNDPWQWPLIYKANRDQIKNPHLIYPNQVFAIPRNITAEKVIEARKEALRTPPPPGVKPKKVGPVRAEDVPSTATDYFLFMHE